A genomic region of Gemmatimonadota bacterium contains the following coding sequences:
- a CDS encoding type II toxin-antitoxin system prevent-host-death family antitoxin gives MRAVGVRELKNRLSEHLRAVKQGEQILITDRGQVIAELRQPTAYSDQGGLAPALASMVRERTIEVGLPNSAEAYPAQPRRVPDGTAVRVLGELRDERRATILSAESSARPSNSAPRSLGSRY, from the coding sequence ATGAGAGCCGTCGGCGTTCGAGAACTCAAGAACCGCCTGAGTGAACACCTCCGGGCGGTCAAGCAGGGCGAGCAGATCCTCATTACCGACCGGGGCCAAGTTATCGCCGAACTGCGCCAACCGACCGCCTACTCGGACCAGGGCGGTCTTGCCCCGGCCCTGGCGTCGATGGTGCGAGAACGGACCATCGAGGTTGGTTTGCCGAATAGCGCCGAGGCCTATCCGGCCCAACCGCGGCGCGTCCCGGACGGCACCGCGGTCCGGGTGCTCGGCGAGCTCCGCGACGAGCGACGAGCGACGATCCTCTCCGCCGAGTCGAGCGCCAGGCCCTCGAACTCCGCGCCGCGGAGCCTCGGCTCCAGGTATTGA
- a CDS encoding MFS transporter, whose protein sequence is MASISGTAPRRDIPVTKREIFGWAMFDFANSSYTTVVITAVYSAFFVGYIVPKDSVVRDSYWSIAILLSMVVALVLSPLAGAILDYSGKKKTYLLASCILCSLGTAGLYFVSPGQVWLAILLVVIGNVGFMLSESFCSSFLPELATTENMGRISGLGWGIGYLGGLVSVFLASKLIILSDPSTDLARYVHENQLAMLAMGAFFIIAAMPTFALVRSRSLPAPGYENAPLSKLIRAGLAEFQQTFVTARQHRILFQFLMAFMVYMAGLDAIVKFVGIYAREEIHLSGGEFVLLFLALQLSAVAGALGFGFLEGKLGPKKTVMMTLVWWIIGILGIYFLDAMSAATGVGPKQLFYGLGLFAGAGIGATQASSRTVVGLLAPVGRSAQMFGFWGMFSRFGSILGVGFGFVADAFGSRRAGILLVLVFFVTGALLLSRVDIDRGIREAR, encoded by the coding sequence GTGGCATCGATTTCTGGAACGGCCCCGCGCCGGGACATTCCCGTTACCAAGCGGGAGATCTTCGGATGGGCGATGTTCGATTTCGCCAATTCCTCCTACACCACGGTGGTCATCACCGCGGTCTATAGTGCCTTCTTCGTCGGCTACATCGTCCCGAAGGATTCGGTCGTCCGCGATTCCTACTGGTCGATCGCGATCCTGCTGTCGATGGTGGTGGCCTTGGTCCTCTCGCCGCTGGCCGGTGCGATCCTCGACTACAGCGGCAAGAAGAAGACCTATCTCCTGGCCAGTTGCATCCTCTGTTCGCTCGGCACCGCCGGCCTCTATTTCGTGAGCCCGGGTCAGGTGTGGCTCGCCATCCTCCTGGTGGTCATCGGCAACGTGGGATTCATGCTGAGCGAGTCGTTTTGCTCGAGCTTCCTGCCGGAATTGGCGACAACGGAAAACATGGGCCGGATTTCGGGGCTTGGCTGGGGCATCGGCTACCTCGGCGGCCTGGTGAGTGTCTTCCTGGCCTCCAAGCTGATCATCCTGAGTGACCCGAGCACCGATCTCGCCCGCTATGTCCACGAGAACCAACTGGCGATGCTCGCGATGGGCGCCTTCTTCATCATCGCGGCCATGCCGACATTTGCCTTGGTCAGGAGCCGGTCGCTTCCGGCCCCGGGATACGAGAACGCCCCGCTTAGCAAGCTGATTCGGGCCGGCCTCGCCGAGTTTCAGCAGACCTTCGTCACGGCGCGGCAGCACCGGATTCTGTTTCAGTTCCTGATGGCGTTCATGGTGTACATGGCGGGGCTCGATGCGATCGTGAAGTTCGTCGGGATCTACGCCCGCGAAGAAATTCACCTGTCGGGGGGTGAGTTCGTCTTGTTGTTTCTTGCCCTCCAGCTCTCCGCCGTGGCCGGGGCGCTCGGGTTCGGGTTTCTCGAAGGCAAACTCGGACCCAAGAAGACTGTGATGATGACGCTCGTGTGGTGGATCATCGGGATCTTAGGCATCTATTTTCTCGATGCCATGAGTGCGGCAACCGGCGTCGGTCCGAAACAGCTGTTCTACGGTCTGGGCCTGTTTGCCGGCGCCGGGATCGGGGCTACCCAGGCGTCGAGCCGGACGGTGGTTGGCCTGCTCGCACCCGTCGGCCGAAGCGCCCAGATGTTCGGCTTCTGGGGCATGTTTTCGAGGTTCGGTAGCATCCTGGGTGTGGGCTTCGGGTTCGTAGCGGACGCGTTCGGTTCGAGACGGGCCGGGATCCTTCTGGTCCTGGTGTTCTTCGTGACGGGTGCGCTCCTGTTGTCTC
- a CDS encoding D-2-hydroxyacid dehydrogenase — MTLKPVRILIAGEHVAEIRDLIAAARPDLTLRMKRPGDINAADLDWAEVYVGFRKPAVDSWGNVRWIHSIGAGVDGLVFRRPLPPGIMLTKSGEDFGPAIAEWCVCRALAANQRLVDLAADQLNHVWDRSTEPVVLRGQRVVVVGTGDVGSGIARAFRGLGCPVSGISRSGAPRPDFDTVSKTADFATAVRGAHWIILAVPLTENSIRFLNRDRLAECGGAYLMNVGRGAVIDEAAIPDALDRGWIRGAALDVFVTEPLPADSPLWDHPKIVVSPHNSGPSTIQATADGFLASLQSVEHGESPRTLVDPTTGY; from the coding sequence ATGACCTTGAAACCGGTACGGATCCTCATCGCCGGCGAGCATGTCGCCGAGATCCGGGATCTCATTGCCGCCGCCCGCCCCGACCTGACGCTTAGGATGAAGCGGCCGGGCGACATCAACGCCGCCGACCTCGACTGGGCCGAAGTCTATGTCGGGTTTCGAAAGCCGGCCGTCGACTCCTGGGGCAACGTCCGGTGGATTCATTCGATCGGCGCCGGGGTCGACGGGCTGGTGTTTCGAAGGCCGCTGCCTCCAGGCATCATGCTCACCAAGAGCGGCGAGGACTTCGGACCCGCCATCGCGGAGTGGTGCGTCTGCCGGGCGCTCGCGGCCAATCAGCGGTTGGTCGATTTGGCGGCCGATCAGTTGAACCATGTCTGGGACCGAAGCACGGAGCCCGTGGTGCTCCGCGGGCAACGGGTGGTGGTGGTCGGCACCGGCGACGTCGGGAGCGGCATTGCCCGGGCGTTTCGCGGCTTGGGCTGCCCGGTGTCCGGGATCTCCCGGAGTGGCGCGCCGCGGCCCGATTTCGACACGGTCTCGAAGACCGCGGACTTCGCCACCGCCGTCCGGGGCGCGCACTGGATCATCCTGGCCGTACCCCTCACCGAGAACTCGATCCGGTTTCTCAACCGCGACCGACTGGCCGAGTGTGGTGGTGCTTACCTGATGAACGTGGGCCGCGGGGCGGTGATCGACGAGGCTGCCATTCCGGATGCCCTCGATCGCGGCTGGATCCGGGGCGCGGCGCTCGACGTCTTTGTCACTGAGCCGTTGCCGGCCGATTCACCGCTCTGGGATCATCCCAAGATCGTCGTCTCGCCCCATAACAGCGGCCCGAGCACCATCCAAGCCACGGCCGATGGTTTTCTGGCCAGTCTCCAAAGCGTCGAACACGGCGAATCACCCCGAACCCTGGTCGATCCGACCACTGGCTACTGA